In the genome of Helicovermis profundi, the window AATAACCTTGATATTGCAAAGTATAAAAAATATATCCAATTTCATTACTTACTGTAGAATTAAAAATTGATGGATCATCAGAATTAATAGAAATCATTAAACTAGTATCTTTAGTACTTTTATCTACTAACCCTGTTCTATTTAATGTTATTATAGGATGACTATATAATCTTTCCATTCCCGAAATCGATAAATTCGAAGTTGGATTCGTTTCAATAATTACCCCTTTATCATTAATTTTTTTTCTCATTTTTTTTTGTAACTCAGCGATTGCCAAACATTCTTCTTTATATACTTTAACTTGTATTATTTCATACATTTTTTCCAAATAACACTTACAATGATTTGCATAAATTATTTTATTTGAATTCCATGAAACACTATTATAATTTTCTCTAAAAACACAATTATTTTCCGAGTTTTTTTCAATTGAACAAAACTCATTTATTTCTTGAATATCAGGTTCAAATTTAGAAAATTTATCTTGATACGCTTCCCAAAGAACTTGTAAAGTTATACCACTAGCATTACCATATATTTTTTTTGCACATTCTAAAATTTTTCTTTCTAAACTTATATCATCAACTAAATTAGTAACACTGTAATAATTACTATTTGTACCCCAAATCCATATAAGATTTTCTAAATGTTCAATTCTAGGCATAAATACAACTGAATTGGATTCAATCCATTTGCTAGCATCTATTCCAAGAGATATGCCATGTCCAATTCTATCACCTGCATGATATCCTAAATATTCTACTACTTCATAAATATGACGCAGGCCAGATACAATATGCCTATATTCTTCACCAACATGATAAGTAAATCCTAAAGTTTTTACATCATATGAATTCAAATTACCGCCATTAACAACAGTACTATTTTTGCTATCTCTTAAATTTTGATAAACAGGTGCAAATACCCATGGTTCCGTCAAATTTTCTCCACTTGCAGTATCAATTCCAACTATGTAGTACGACATTTTATTATATTTATTTCTAATTTCTCTAATTATATCTGCAGTATTTTTATACTCCTTGATTATATTTCCGTAAAAAAGATTTTCATTTTTAAAAATCAGATCGTTATTCTCTGTTTCTTTAAAAAAACACTTTTCTAAAGGTACATTTTCTTCTGTTTTTATTAAATGAAAAACAATCCCTATAATCGGAAGTCTGGATTTAACATTTTTGTTATCTTCTAATATTTTCAAATATACTTTGAAAAAAACTTTTAATTTTTTAATTATATCTTTTTTACTTTTTCCTGGTGCAACTCTAATTTCAATTTTTTTTAAAACATTACTTTTAATTTGTGTAACAATATTACTATAAAGATTTTCTACATCATTTTCAAAAACATTAACTACTTTACTATATTTCTCATTTCTAAAAAAATCTAACCCTTCCTCATCATTATTTTGAGTCACTTCTACATAAACTTCGTTTTTTATTCTAATATATTGCCAAAATAAATCATTAAATAAGTTATCATTACCAATTCTTGTTTTATTCAAACCTAAAAAAACAAATTCTTTTTCAATATATAGTCTTTTCGACTTATCTCTAGAACTATTTACAAATATATCCCAAAAACTTTCAAGCACACTTTTATAATGTTCGATATTGTAAGTGTCTCCAGTTATAAAATTTGAAATTAAACTCAATATACTTATCTTCTTAATTAAATTTTCTTTACCATTTAAAAGTTCTTGTACACTTAAATTATCACTATTCCTTAACGAATAATCTAGTATATATCTTATTAAAATAGCCATTTTGAGTTTATTAAAAACTACACCATTAATCTGTTTGTTTAACTTATTCTTAGTTTTATTTTCAATATCATTTAACAATGCATTCCAAAGAACTCCAAAGTTATATCCTGCATTTATATGAATATGATTTTCACTTACACCTTTTGATAATATTTTGTCCAACTGACTATCGCCAATAGATATAATCCAATTAAAATTCTTTAGATGAATTATATCTTTCATACCATTATCTAACAAATAAGTAGCAACTAATAAATCAGAAGTTTGAAATCTAGAAAAAGAATTCCATAACTCTATTTTTTCCAAATTTTCAAGCCCATCAATTAAATTACTATTACTAGTTTTCCAATATTTTAAAACAAATTTACCATCTCTATGAGCAATAAAAGTCTTTGTAATATTCGATAATTGAAAATTACAAAACTCATTCATGTTACTATATTTATTCAATTTATACATAGAATAGTACTGATCATATAACATATAAACTTGATCATAAGAATTAATCTTATCTTTTCTTAAATACTTAGTATATTTTATTTTTAACTTTTTACTAATTAAATTTTTTTCATTAAAGGAACTCGTTAGAAAAAGTTTTCTAAATTCTATTATATTATCATACGCAAACTTTTGGAATAAAAGACTAATATTTTCAGACATTAAGTCATATAATTTTTTATTCATTTTCTTTCTCTTCTTTATTTTTCAATTCTTCTAGCATTGATTCTTTAACCTTACTAGTCAAACTATCCCTATAAACTTCCCAAATAAGTTTTTCAGTATTAATTAAAAGAATATTTGAATCATATTTATCTTGAATTTTATTTGCAATAACTGAAAAGTCTTTCTTAATAGAATTGATTTTAATATCACTCGAAATTTTCGACTCTCTATCAATAATTACATCAATATTTTCAATTAATTCATTAAATTCTTTTAATAAAATAAATCCATCACCTAAAAGTTTACTTTTAATGCCTTCAACATTTTCAGTTATGGAATTAGAAGATGAATAGTTTATTATTTCACTTAATTTATTAACATTAATATTTCTCGCATCAACTCTAATACCCATTTTACTTATTATTTTAGAAGCCATTTTCAAATTCTCCATTTTTCTATCAAAACTAACGGTGTTAATTCCGACGTTAGATTTATTAATAGACCTTAATATTGATCTAATTTCAGGTATTATGTAATCATAAAGCTTGGATTTATCATACTCATACATTTCACCATAATTTTCTTTAAAATTCCCCTCTATATCTTCAATTTTTTCTAAATATTCAACTGTATCTTCAATTTTATCTAAGTATTCAATTAAATCTTCATTATTTTCTAAATATTCAATTAAATCTTCATTATTTGTAACAATTTCATATAAATGTTCAACTTTTCTTAAGTACTTACTTATCTCTTCAACTTTTCTTGAAATTTCAGATTCGTTTCCATTCTCTCTCGAAATTTTAATTTTCTCACTAAAATTTCTTAATCTATCATTTACTTCATTTAAACTACTAACAGATAATATTTCAAATATTATCTCATAATTTCTAAGTTTTTTCTTAAAATATATCGTTTTAAATTTATCATAAATATCATTTAACAACACTATCTGTTGTTCTTCAATCGTTGGAATTATTAATTCACTAATATAATATGATTCAATTTGACCTTGAATATACTTTACTAACATAGTTCTACTTCCCTTAACATATTCATTACTGATTGAAATTTTAATTTCTTCATTTTCCATAATTTCCATAATTTCCATAATTTCTTTATTCTCTATAGTCAAATCCTTAAAATAACTATATTCATCTTCTTCAATTTCTTCAATTTTTTCACTTAATTTAATTAAGCCTTCATCATTTTTAAGATTGTCATATCTCGGATTCTCGATAATATTATTATACACATATTTTTCAAAATCTTCTTTTAATAAATCTGAATCCACTCTGACTTTCCAAATTCTTTTTATTACTCTAGTTAAACTACCATTCTCATAAATGTTTTTTTTATATCCAGAAATTTTTTCAAAATATATATTTAATTTATCTAATAGTTCTATATTCTTTTTATACTTATAAAATAATTCATATAATTTTTCGGTTTCAATATTTCCTATATCTTCTTCAATATCAATATCAATATCCATTGAATTTTTATTGTTCTTTATAAATTCTTTTATTTCTCCAATTTTTATTTCTTCTTTTCTTCTATTTTCATCTTCATATTCTTCTTGAAATAAAAATCTGTTTTTATATCTAAAATAAAATAGTTTCATCGCTTCTTCTTCAATTTCCTTAGGCATTTCTATTCTATTCTTATCACTACTTTTAGATTTATTTATTAAATCTTGAAGAATTTTAGAATCATAATCAATGCCTTCGTATTTACTAATTATTTCTTGTAGCTTTTCATTACTATTTGAAGAATTATATAAATCTTTCCAAACATCATCATTAATGTCTTCAAATTCTTTAAGTTCTTTTTTTAAAATCGATTTGTAGCTATTATTATTTAACATTTGATATTGATATTTTATACCAGTAATACTTTTTATTTTTTCGTATATAGTAAATAAAGTTAATTTATTTCCAATACGTGGATACAAATTTCCAGTATACTCATCAGAAAATAAATTATCTAGTAATTTTGACAACATTACATTATTTGAATCTGATTTAGTTATTACTTCAAAAAAATATCCTAATTTTAGAACCATAATATAAAACTTAAGTTCATTTTCATCTTGTAATTTAGTTGGTTCACTTTTAATCGCTGAATTTATTGCAAGATAATTCACAAAACAAGTTATTTCATTCTCATTTTCGCCTCTTTTTACATTGATAAATGCTCTTATTTCTTCACTTCTAGGCTCTAAAATTCTATTAGTTTCTATAATAATATCTAGCATTTTATTTAGTTTCTCAAGATTATTAATCGATTCCATATCTTTTACTAAAAAATTATAAATATTCATTAAACCTCTTGGTCTTGAGTCAAAAATATCCGCTATCACATTTAGAATTTTTTCGTTTTTTTGTTCATCGCTACTATCTAATACTTTTTCCAATAGCAAATTTTTTAAAGTAGTTTTATTTTCTTTATTATTTTTATCAGAATCACTTAATGAAGAAAATTTCATTTTTTCTTCATTAGTAAGTTCTTTTAATCTATATCTATTATTGATAGGCATTACTTTCTTTAACAAATCATAAACATATTTATTAATAGATATATCAGCTTTTTCCCCATATAATTTAAAATCTATAATATTATCTAATACATCATGTTTCTTATAATAAAATAAACTTAAATTTTCCTTCAATTTATTTAAATCAACTGCAATAAATGTTATTATATGTTCACTATCCAAATATTTTAAAATTAAATCAAAAACTTCATTTGCTCTTATAGGATTTAAATCCGCATCATCAAACATAAAAATAACATTAGTTTTCTTGGTTGCATCTAATAATAATCTAATTAATTCTTTAAACTCATCTGCTAAATTTAATTCTGTTGATAAAACATTTTTTACTCCATCAAAATATTCATCTTTTGTTGTAAAATTGTATTTTAAAATACTCCTAAACTCTGGATTTTTTTTATAATATGTAGAAAAGACTTGATGAAATTTTTTTTCCACTTCACTTTTTTTATCATAAATACAATTTATATTTAATTTATTTTTTTTTGAATTCTCAAAATTTATTTTATCAATATTTTTTTCGATATATCCATCTATCTGCAACAAAAGTATTCCAAGCAAATCAATATTTTCATCAACTTTTTCTGGAAGAATAGGTTTAAATATAATATATTTATCATTCTCAACCTTCTCATTATTTAGTAATTTTGAATAGATAGTATGAAATACCGAACTTTTACCACTACCTCTTGGTCCTAAAATACTAATAACATTATTAATACTCTTCTTTAACTTATTATTATTATTATTTTTATCATTTTTTTGTAAAATCACACCGGGTAAATTTTCAATCATACTATTAAAATTAGGAAAAATTTGATCTAATTGATCCTCTTTAAGTACATTCTCACCCACCGTGTTTCTTTCATCTTTATTTTCCATAATTAAATCATTCCTTATTTTTATTTTTGAATACATTCATTTAAAGTATATATTTTATCATTCTAATTAGCAACTAATTTCAATTAATTGCAGCACTAAAGAGTAAATTTTATTATTTTATATTAGAAAAATCACTTTACATTAATTGCCTTTTTTTAAACTAATACTTGAAATCATCACACTTTCTAACTATAATCACGTCACAAAATTCTTACTTATATTTTACATGTTTCGATCTCCTATAGTTCCTTATCTGTTAACTGTCGTCAAAAATTTGCTAATAGATGTTTGTACTCTTTTTTATGCTTAATTTTAGTGTTTTAAAGACTTTTATACCTTCATCATAAATTTGTAGTATTTTATGAGTTATTTGAATTATTAAATAATGCTTTTTCATAGCATTTACATTTGTACTTTTCAAATGTTGTATTTCATATCCATGATTCTTTTGAGTATTAAATCCTTCGTTCTCTATTTTCCAACGTTTTCTTCCTGTTTCAATTATTTTTTTGTCTATTTCTAGACTTGATATATATCTAAAAGTAACTACTGTTTTTTATTATCTATAATTTTTGTTTTCTCTTCTACCAATTCGCCTATACTTAATTTATACAAATTATGATATAAATTATTTACATAAGTATAGTTTTTATTTTTTTCAATAATTATCGTTTTATCTATACCTTTTATAGCTTTAAATTCTTTTATAAATGTTACTATAAAGATGGCTCTTCCGATTAACGGTTTAAATAATGTCAAAAAAAATAACTGATATATAGCTTTATTCTTCGGCTCTATAATAAATGTTGGGGTATAAACCTTACATTTATTATTTTTTTGCAAAAAAATAATGCACTAATCAATCAAATCAGCTAAAATTAAGTCTTCTAAAACATTCAGAAAGAAGATTTGATTGACGTGCATAGTAATTATATCAACAAACTAGAAAGTGTAACAAAAATGAGAAGCATCACTAACATTTGATATCACATAAAGATATGAAAGTATAATATATCTTCCAAAACCAATTATTTTAGATAGTATTGTTATTATCATTATTAGTAATGCCGTTTTTTTCACTATAAATACACCCTTATAGTATACTTACTCAACGCCGTAACACACGATTGTAAGAATATGACAAAATAACACTCTGAAAAAATTCACATTTAGTATATCTTTACTTTCACTACTACTTTCTTTACTTGAGCTTTTTCACAATACTGATTTCCTGGTTTATGAACATCCTGTGGGAATAATATCATAAAATCCCCTGGAAACAATGTAATGAAATCACCATCTGCTCTGCCTAAGGCAACATCAGAATCACAATCATAACAATTTTTAATCTCAAATCTTTCTATATTGCTGTATCCAATTTTTTCGATCCCTTTTGCTATATATTGAATATCTATATACTTTTCGTGTGCTTCCCAAAACCCATCATCTTCATTCTTTGTTTCATATTCTGAAATAATCGCAAATACATCATCCCCAATTACTTGATATTTCCCAGGAGAAATTTTATCAAAATTGGTAGTTAATATATAGTTAATAGCTTCATCCAAGTATTTCCCGATATTTTTATACATACCTATATTCTGGATATTATCAATGATCATTATCTTTCTCCTTTAAATCTTCAATAATTACTTCCTTGTATTTATTTACATCTTTTATGATTGTCTTACCAAAATATTCATTTAACTCATTAAATTTATGTTGTCTTGTTGGTGTCTCGACCCTTTTATGTACAATTGATGATCTTTCTAAAATTTGTTTACTTTCAAGGTCTGACATATATAATGGTACTTTCCTAAAATTTAAGTATTTCTTTTCTCCATCATTTAGTCTCAAATCATTTGATCCAAGTGCTTTGAAGATTATTTCAAGATTTTCTTTTATTGAACATAATCTCTCTATACCAACCCCTGTAATATAGTCCGTTTTTTCTAGACCCTCATCTTTTACATAATGAACTTCTTGAACATTTGCACCAAGTGAATATGACGCATTTATGAGCAGTTCCTTATTCTTTGAATATTCAGTATGATCTGCATAACCAATCTTGCAATTCAATAAATTTTCTAGTACTTTAATCTTACTAAGGTTTACCTTTTCAATATCTGTAGGAAAATTTTGAAAACCATACATCATCAAAATATCCTTAACATTTTTACTCTTAATATACTCTGTAACATCCAAAAGCTCCTGAATTTCAAAACCACTGATACCTAAGATAAAAGTCTTATTAAATTCGTTAGAAAAATCTATAGCATCGTCAAGTAATTCTATATCATTTATACATGCTGAGTGAATTTCTATCGCATCAACTAATTCGTGATTCTTAGCACAAAATTCTACTGATGCTTTATCGTCTGCTAGAATAATTGTATCTAGTTTATTTGATTTTGCTTCAGTTAAAATATCTTTCCAATTATCTTCAGATAAAATCCAGTTTTTTAGTAAATCATATACAGGATGTTCTTCAACCATATATTCGTCTAAATTAATAAGCATATGATATTTAATTGCATCAATTACATTTGGAATATCTTTTGTTTGCTCAAATAAGTAATTGTAATCACCCTCAAATGTATAAGCAGTTTCAGCAATCAAATACGGTTTATTTGAGTAGAATTGTTTTTTCATTAATCTAGCCCTCCATAATATTTCTTTTTAATACTATAAAACTCATCCTCATTTTCTTTAAAATTTCTATTTATCTTTTCAATAACTACCTCAGAACTTGATCTCTGAATTATTTTTGAATTAATTTCTGCTATTTGAGGATTATTATCTAAAAAGTTAATTACGGTAATTAACTCCACATTGTATCCCTCTAGTAATCCTAATTCATCGAATATTTTACTTAGCATTAAGTAATCTAACTCGGTATCCATAGTAAGTCTATAATTTGCCTTTAGAAAACTTGGCATTTCAATCTCTCTTATATTAAAATAATCCTTATGAAAAAGTGATCCCCATATTTCAGTATCCAAAACATTTTTAAAATCACAAACTGTCTGCAAAGCTTCTTTTTTCAGGGCATAGATTCCTGTTCCAAGCATTGCATCCTTAAATCTAAGATAATCGGAATCTGGATTTTCTTTAATTTCACTTACTATTAAGTCAATCAAATACATCGAAAACAAGGTATTATCAGGTGTGATATTTACTATGTAATCAAAATCAAAATATTCAGCTGTATCTTTCAATCTTAGTAGAACATCATCAGGGCTACCTTGAAAATACCTGATGCCTTTCTTTATGCATATTTTACTAATCTCTGAATCAGTATTTAATGCAGTTGTAGCAACTACTACTTCATCTATAGATGTCGAACTCTTTGCTCTATCAATAGCCCATTCTAAAGCACTTTGATTACCTAAATTCATTAGAATTTTTTTCTTAAGCCTAGTAGATTTCAATCTTGCAGGTATTACAAATCCAATTTTCAAAATAATTCCTCCACATTTATGTCATAATATATTTCAACTATAGCTTTATATTTGCCCTCAACAATTCAAAAGCTTCCGCTGCATCTGATCCACACTGTGATCCTCTTAAATATGCCAAGCTTCTTATTGCTTTCTCACTCCTTGGAAAAGGAAATTCACCAATTTCACTTTCATAGATTTTCATAATGCTTAATTTCTCATCAAGATATTGACTAATATCAATATATACATTGGGATTAAACCTCTTTGCTGTAGAATCAATATTGAAATCCGTTTCTGAAATTGTTTCATAATATAAAACTTTTTCAATATATGAATAACGAAACCACTTAGTACAACTAAGTGTTGCTTCTGCTATTGCCTTATGGTCCGTGTGAACATCATTATAAAATGGAGCAAATATAATATTGGGTTTTATCTCATTAAATGCATTCGAAATTTCAGAAACTAACTTACCTTTTGAAATTTCATCTACTCTTGATGTTGGTATTCCAATTTTTTTCACAATATCAAATCCATATCGCTTTGAAACTAAATCAATCTCATTATTTCTGGATTCAATTTTTTCTTTAGAAAAGCCAAATTCCTCAAAAATGTTAGTAACAATCAACCAGTTGATTTTATAACCAATATTTTTCAAAACTAGTAAAGTACCACCACATCCTAGTGTTTCGTCATCCGGATGAGGTGTAATCACTACAGCTGTCTTATTCATTATAAATAGTCACCTACTCTTAAATCTATTCCATCAGATTCTAATATTTTTATTAAACCGTCTCCTGTCTTAACAGTAAAAGATTTGTCGCTATAAACACTTATTACCTTTCCAGGTTCTATATTTTCATATTCACTGTTACTAATTCCAACTATTTCAGTAGACCAAACTTTATAATCACACCCATTTAACTCAAAATGTGCACCAACATAAGGTTTTGATAATCCCCTAACTAGATTGTATATACCCATGGATGTCATTCTAAAATCTATTTTCCCATCGCTTTTACCTCTTTTTCTCCATACATTACCCTCGTTAGGGTTCTGTTTAATAAATGTAATTGAACCTTCAGAAAAAGCTTTAGTAATCTGAATTACTTGCTCTTTAGCTACTTGCATAACCTTATTATACAAAGAATTTGCATCATCTTTTATGTCTATAGGTACTTCAATTTGAGACACCAAATCTCCATTATCTGCTTTTTCATCAATCATAAAAAAAGTTGATGCTGTAGTTTTAACCCCTAGAACCAGCGCCCATATCAAAGGATGTCTTCCCTTATTGTAAGGAAGTTTTGCTGGATGAAATCCTACAGTACCTAATTTTGGAATATTAATAATTTCTTCGCTCAGTAAATATGACCATCCAAAACAATAAATAATATCAGGGGCTTTATTCTTAATAAATTCAAAGGTATCATTATCTCTAGAAGTTTCAGAATACACGTACTCGATATTATTTGAGGCACAGATTGATGCCAAGTCGCAAAAATCCGAGTTAAACTTGCTTTCTTTCTTTGTTATAACTCCGCATATTTCAACTTCATGATTGATTAATTCATTCAATAAGATATATGAACTTTCTACGCTTCCTATAAATAATACCTTCATTTACATTCCTCCGTTTAATTCAAATCATAAAACCTTTTCTTAATATCAATTTTATTATTAAGCAAAAAGTCTTCGATTATTGAAACGATATTGCAAGTAGTGTTATCATTCTCGTATGGGTTTTTAACAAGCTGAATACTTGCCCTAACTTCAGTATCATTACCTTTATCTATTGCATCCGAAATAGAATTAAAATCAGGTGCACAATTTATGATGCTATCAGCCTGAATCCTACCTTTTTGACGATCGCCAATGTTTATCGTTGGTACTTTAAAGCTAGGAACCTCAATTATTCCACTTGATGAATTTCCTATAACCATTTGACAATACCTAATTGCCGTTAAATACCTTTTTAATCCTAGAGATGTTACAGCAACACAGTTTTCCCTATCTTTAACATATTCATCAATCATAGAATTTATTATACGTCCATCTACATCAGAATTTCCTTTTGTAAATATGAAATTCATTTCATCATGCTTTGCAATTGCTTTTAATAGTTCAGATATCTGATGTTCAGAACTTTGATGTTCAAGTGTTACAGGGTGAAATGTAACAACCGCATAAAGCTTATCTAAAGATAGATTAATTGAATTTGATAACTCCTGCTTACTAATATATTCATTTCTCTTAATATTTTCTATTCCAATAGCTCCAACATTAAAAACTCTTGATGGATTTTCACCTAACTGAATCACTCGTTTTCTATACTCTTCAGTACTTGTAAAATGCAAGTAACTCATTTTGCTAATTGAATGTCTTATTGATTCATCAATTAATCCTTCAGTAGCTTCACCACCATATAAATGTGCAATAGGAATTCTTTGATTCATAGCTACTGTTGTAACTGCAAGAGTTTCATATCTATCCCCAAGAACAACCAATAAGTCTGGCATTGACTCACTAAAGTAATCTGCAAACCCAATCATTGCTAATCCCATTGATTTAGATATAGCTGAAGGTGTATCTGCACTTACCAAAATTTCAATTTTCTTATCTATCTCTATGCCGTCATTAATAATTTCTTCATAGGTTAAGCCAAACTCAGGTGAAAGGTGTGCTCCAGTAACAACAACTCTTAAATCTATGTCTTTTCTGTTGACAAAACTTTCAATAACCGGTTTTAACAAACCATATTCTGCTCTAGTTGCAGTTAGTATACATATCTTCTTCATAATTCCACCATCTCATCTTCATCAAAATCTTTTACTGCTTTTGTTCCAATTACTTCGTACCACCTCATAGGACTTATACCACTTCCAGGCCTTTTGACAGTCAAATTATCTTCAGTAAGTAATTCCCCTTTTTTTATTCTGCATTTTGCAACTATGCTTTTACGTACAATTTCCATATTTTTTTTCTCAGAATCGGCTGGTTGCTTTATGCCATTGCCTAAAGCCAATTCAATATTTCTTATTCCGTCGATCATAGCCTTTAGCTCACTAGGCTCTAAACTAGCTTTATGATCAGGACCTTTCATGTTTCTATCTAATGTGAAATGTTTTTCTATAACGTTTGCACCCAAAGCTACAGCGGCAATAGGAATCTCTATTCCTTTAGTATGATCAGAATAACCGACATTTACTTCAAAAGCATCTTTTATTGTGCCCATTGATCTTAA includes:
- a CDS encoding PIG-L deacetylase family protein; this translates as MNKTAVVITPHPDDETLGCGGTLLVLKNIGYKINWLIVTNIFEEFGFSKEKIESRNNEIDLVSKRYGFDIVKKIGIPTSRVDEISKGKLVSEISNAFNEIKPNIIFAPFYNDVHTDHKAIAEATLSCTKWFRYSYIEKVLYYETISETDFNIDSTAKRFNPNVYIDISQYLDEKLSIMKIYESEIGEFPFPRSEKAIRSLAYLRGSQCGSDAAEAFELLRANIKL
- a CDS encoding N-acetylneuraminate synthase family protein — protein: MKKQFYSNKPYLIAETAYTFEGDYNYLFEQTKDIPNVIDAIKYHMLINLDEYMVEEHPVYDLLKNWILSEDNWKDILTEAKSNKLDTIILADDKASVEFCAKNHELVDAIEIHSACINDIELLDDAIDFSNEFNKTFILGISGFEIQELLDVTEYIKSKNVKDILMMYGFQNFPTDIEKVNLSKIKVLENLLNCKIGYADHTEYSKNKELLINASYSLGANVQEVHYVKDEGLEKTDYITGVGIERLCSIKENLEIIFKALGSNDLRLNDGEKKYLNFRKVPLYMSDLESKQILERSSIVHKRVETPTRQHKFNELNEYFGKTIIKDVNKYKEVIIEDLKEKDNDH
- a CDS encoding cytidylyltransferase domain-containing protein yields the protein MKIGFVIPARLKSTRLKKKILMNLGNQSALEWAIDRAKSSTSIDEVVVATTALNTDSEISKICIKKGIRYFQGSPDDVLLRLKDTAEYFDFDYIVNITPDNTLFSMYLIDLIVSEIKENPDSDYLRFKDAMLGTGIYALKKEALQTVCDFKNVLDTEIWGSLFHKDYFNIREIEMPSFLKANYRLTMDTELDYLMLSKIFDELGLLEGYNVELITVINFLDNNPQIAEINSKIIQRSSSEVVIEKINRNFKENEDEFYSIKKKYYGGLD
- the neuC gene encoding UDP-N-acetylglucosamine 2-epimerase; its protein translation is MKKICILTATRAEYGLLKPVIESFVNRKDIDLRVVVTGAHLSPEFGLTYEEIINDGIEIDKKIEILVSADTPSAISKSMGLAMIGFADYFSESMPDLLVVLGDRYETLAVTTVAMNQRIPIAHLYGGEATEGLIDESIRHSISKMSYLHFTSTEEYRKRVIQLGENPSRVFNVGAIGIENIKRNEYISKQELSNSINLSLDKLYAVVTFHPVTLEHQSSEHQISELLKAIAKHDEMNFIFTKGNSDVDGRIINSMIDEYVKDRENCVAVTSLGLKRYLTAIRYCQMVIGNSSSGIIEVPSFKVPTINIGDRQKGRIQADSIINCAPDFNSISDAIDKGNDTEVRASIQLVKNPYENDNTTCNIVSIIEDFLLNNKIDIKKRFYDLN
- a CDS encoding YhcH/YjgK/YiaL family protein, which translates into the protein MIIDNIQNIGMYKNIGKYLDEAINYILTTNFDKISPGKYQVIGDDVFAIISEYETKNEDDGFWEAHEKYIDIQYIAKGIEKIGYSNIERFEIKNCYDCDSDVALGRADGDFITLFPGDFMILFPQDVHKPGNQYCEKAQVKKVVVKVKIY
- a CDS encoding formyltransferase family protein, with product MKVLFIGSVESSYILLNELINHEVEICGVITKKESKFNSDFCDLASICASNNIEYVYSETSRDNDTFEFIKNKAPDIIYCFGWSYLLSEEIINIPKLGTVGFHPAKLPYNKGRHPLIWALVLGVKTTASTFFMIDEKADNGDLVSQIEVPIDIKDDANSLYNKVMQVAKEQVIQITKAFSEGSITFIKQNPNEGNVWRKRGKSDGKIDFRMTSMGIYNLVRGLSKPYVGAHFELNGCDYKVWSTEIVGISNSEYENIEPGKVISVYSDKSFTVKTGDGLIKILESDGIDLRVGDYL